The genomic DNA GATCCTCGGCATTTTTGCCGCTGCACTGGCGGCGACCGCCCGGCTCACCTTCGGGAGCAAAATAACGAGTCTTATATTTAAACTCCATCAGAGTGGTTTTGTTGGTATCGGCCACAAACACGACATTACCGCCACGTCCGCCGTCGCCACCGTCCGGGCCGCCTGCCGCGACATATTTTTCACGGTGGAACGACACACAACCGTCGCCGCCCTTGCCGCCCTTTATTTTAATAAACGCCTTATCAATAAACATGCTTTTCCCTCCTTTGTGGGGGCGCACACCAATAGTTTTGCCCATCGGGTGCGGGTTATCCTGCTCACAGCGTGTGTTCAGAAAAGAGTAAGCCGAACGACTTTCAAAACCGGTCCGGTTGCTAAGAGACACTCTGCCCGGCTCATTCTCTACGAATTGCTGCAAAACCATCATCATTCCATTTTGTAATAATAGTGCGTCGCCCCAGACCACCAGATGGATCAAAAGTGCGTCACAAGGCCACAACACAGAAAAATCCCGAGCGAACGCTCGGGATTTTTGTTCGTAAGCTTAGTTCTCTGCCGCGTAGACCGAAGCCTTCTTACGGTCACGGCCGAGGCGCTCAAAACGGAGCGTTCCGTCAGAAAGCGCGAACAGAGTGTCATCCGAACCGATTCCGACATTCTCGCCGGGATGGATGTGGGTGCCTCTCTGACGAACCAGAATATTGCCAGCCTTTACAAACTGACCGTCGGCACGCTTCACGCCTAGTCGTTTGGACTCGGAGTCGCGACCGTTTTTAGTTGAGCCAACGCCCTTCTTATGTGCCATTGGTTTTGCACCTCCAGTAAATAAATGGTTTAGATTTCTTTAAGCATTAATCGCGGTGATTTCAAGCTTGGTATAGGGCTGTCTGTGGCCCATCTTACGCTTGGAATCCTTCTTGGAGCGGTAGGTGAAGACGGTGATCTTCTTGCCCTTACCGTTCTTCAGAGCCTTGGCAACAACCTTAGCTCCCGCTACGGTGGGGGTGCCCACAACAGCGCTGTCATCCTTGCCAACAACGAGAACGTTGTCGAACTCGATGGTTTGGTCGACCTCAATGTCGAGTTTTTCGACGAAAATCACGTCGCCCTGAGCGACACGGTACTGCTTACCGCCGGTAGTGAATACTGCGTACATGTTACACCTGCTTATCTGTTCAGTCTCGCTGCTTTCAGGCGTCACCTTTGATTAAAAAAAGGTATACTTATAACCTGAAACATGCGGCAAAAATTATAGTATCATAGACTTTTGGCTTTGTCAAGGCATTTTTCTGCCTTTTACAACATTTTGACAACGCTAACCTTTGTCAATGCTGATATGAACATAGACATCAAAATAAAACTTATTTGATTATAATACTTGCAATCAAAACACCCAGTACAAGGCCGTAGACTGTTGAACTCCACGGATTAGACGTGATTAGACAGCGCCCGGAAGCACAGCCCACAAAATAATAGTACAGATAACCTGCCAAAGCACCAACAGCACCGCCAATTACATAGCCTAAAATTTTCATAGCACTCACCTCACTGGCTTAATGCTATCAA from Oscillospiraceae bacterium MB24-C1 includes the following:
- the rpmA gene encoding 50S ribosomal protein L27, whose protein sequence is MAHKKGVGSTKNGRDSESKRLGVKRADGQFVKAGNILVRQRGTHIHPGENVGIGSDDTLFALSDGTLRFERLGRDRKKASVYAAEN
- the rplU gene encoding 50S ribosomal protein L21 yields the protein MYAVFTTGGKQYRVAQGDVIFVEKLDIEVDQTIEFDNVLVVGKDDSAVVGTPTVAGAKVVAKALKNGKGKKITVFTYRSKKDSKRKMGHRQPYTKLEITAINA
- a CDS encoding DUF6132 family protein, encoding MKILGYVIGGAVGALAGYLYYYFVGCASGRCLITSNPWSSTVYGLVLGVLIASIIIK